GCTAGAGTCAATCGCAATTTAAGCGATTGTCTCAAGCAACCAACGCACTCAACACTCTCCAACTTTCTTCCTAGCGGGATTGTTTCTACTGAGGTATCACCAGGAGCTTATGTTGTTGTGATACAGGAAACTCTGTTTTCTTGTGGTTGTATTGCCATAGCCTTTGTTTTTCCACACACTCTTTTGGATGCAACTGCTTCAAGTGGATTCATGAAAACTTGGGCTACCATTGCTCGACAGCCGAGTGCTGGAGCTAATTTATCTCCCAATTTTAGTGCCCCGTCTATATTTCCACAAACTAGCACTGCATTTCCGGTAGATCTAACCGCTATTAATTTGGCAAGTGTCTACTTTAGAAAAGGCAAGTTTGTTTTAAAGAGGTTTGTGTTTGATGATTCGGCCATAATCAAACTAAAGGCAAAAACAATGAGCTCGGGAGTCCAGAACCCAACGCGTGTAGAGGTGGTGTTTGCGTTGCTCCTGAAGATCATCATGTCTGTGTTGAATGTGAAatcaagcaaacaaaaatcagcATTGGCGATAAATGCTGTAAACTTGCGACGGAAGGCAGTGCCACCAATCCCTGAAAATGCAGTGGGAAATTTTATTTGGATGGAACCCATAGTCTCTCAAGTTGCAGACAAGGAATTGTGTGATTTTGTGCTCCGGATAAGGGAATCCGTTTCGCGTATCGATAGTGAGTTTGTGAAGAGCCTTGAAGGTGATGGCGGGTTTAATATGTTTTGTGTGTCTCTAAAAGAGTTTGGTAAATCGTGTTCTAAGGCTTTGTCGGAGGGAGCGGAACCGTTTGGGTTGAATAGCTGGTGTAATATGGGATTTTATGAGGTCGATTTTGGGTGGGGGAAGCCTCTATGGATTCCTCTTGCAACTGGTCTTATGGAACCACCTAATGCATACTCTATCGGCCTCATGGATACAAGACAGGGAAATGGAATAGAAGCTTGGGTGGTATTGGATGAAGAAACAATGCCTATGCTACAACATCACATGGAACTCATCTGTTTGTTAAGCTCAAAGCTTTGATCAATGTTGTTCGTTCTTCTTGTATTGTCTTTTTGAAAATGTTGTTGTTCTTGATCAAGAGGCTTATGCGTCAAGGGACACAGTGATTTTAGTTACTTTGGATAATTTTAGTTACAAAATCGTCCAAAGGATATAACTTTGTGGACCCTTCCAACCTCAAATTAATCTTTTTAATGAAACATTGGTTTCTGAAGTTAACGTAATAGCTGGGGGAATCAAACAGCCAAGATGTTGACGAAAACAGAGaaattgtgtgtgtatatatctataGCCAGTATTATAGTCTTGAGTCCTTGACTGAGTCGCGGACAGACGAGAAGATGCTTATCTAAAGcgatttgaaaaaataaaatttcgaACCCTAGCTAGCAAGATGTGAGAAATGATTGCTCTTTGTGCATTGACGCTCCAGGTCTTCCCACTCTCTGGAGCACATCAAGATGTGGGAAAGGCGCAGCACAACTTTGCTCATCTCGGGACGCTGGTTCCGATTATCATCCACACAGTCTTTGGATAATAGGGCCAtcttacaaaacatcaaatcaTTGTGAATGCTGTTGCAAATCTGATGCACAAGCACAATCAATTATCTCCATCAACTACATACCTGTAAAAGCGATTCCTTGTGGTAGTAGGTGAGGCTTGGATCGATACATTTGGTCAGCTTGGTCGGGGAATCAAGATGGTCACTTAATGCTGATAGTATCTGAAGCATAATGGAAATAAAGAACATGAAGATTTGTTTTCAGTAACTGTTACCGTTATGTATATCAAGATTTCAAATGATATGCAAACAAAGTCGTCGAAAGGAGAGGAATCAATGGGAGTGGAACGTGAACCACCAGGCGATATAAACTTACATATTCCACCAGAGAACGATGCTCATGGTACTGTCCACTTCCAGGACCTGTATCTTTACTGAGTGCTGGTTGGCCAGTAATTAGTTCCATAAGAACCACTCCAAAGGAATATACAT
This genomic window from Tripterygium wilfordii isolate XIE 37 chromosome 9, ASM1340144v1, whole genome shotgun sequence contains:
- the LOC120006067 gene encoding stemmadenine O-acetyltransferase-like, producing MEVEIISRECIKPSSPTPIHLTTYNISFLDQFAPHIYVPHLLFYSPNKASVSETSRLFKQSLSKALTLYYPLAGKVKDSLSIDCNDEGACYISARVNRNLSDCLKQPTHSTLSNFLPSGIVSTEVSPGAYVVVIQETLFSCGCIAIAFVFPHTLLDATASSGFMKTWATIARQPSAGANLSPNFSAPSIFPQTSTAFPVDLTAINLASVYFRKGKFVLKRFVFDDSAIIKLKAKTMSSGVQNPTRVEVVFALLLKIIMSVLNVKSSKQKSALAINAVNLRRKAVPPIPENAVGNFIWMEPIVSQVADKELCDFVLRIRESVSRIDSEFVKSLEGDGGFNMFCVSLKEFGKSCSKALSEGAEPFGLNSWCNMGFYEVDFGWGKPLWIPLATGLMEPPNAYSIGLMDTRQGNGIEAWVVLDEETMPMLQHHMELICLLSSKL